Below is a genomic region from Salvelinus fontinalis isolate EN_2023a chromosome 2, ASM2944872v1, whole genome shotgun sequence.
attttactgagttatagcaaaataacacagaacaaaatcaatcaatttaaataaatgcattaggccctaacctatggattttacacgactgggaatacagatatgcatctgtcaGTCACAGAGATAACCTAAAAATGTAaggacattttttttcttctgaaaaccagtcactatctggtgtgaccaccatttgcctcatgcagcgcgacacatctcctttgtagAGTTTATCCGCCTGTTGATtgtagcctgtggaatgttgtcccactcttcaatggctgtgcaaaattgctggatattggcgggaactggaacactctgtCGTATATATgttggcggatgaatggcacgacaatggccctcgggatctcgtcatggtatctctgtgcattcaaatgaccatcgataaaatgcaaatgTGTCCGTTGTTAGTAGCTTATGCCTGcaaataccataaccccaccaccaccaccatagggctctctgttcacaacgttgacatcagtaaacTGCTTGCCCACACAACACCAAAAACTATGTCAGCCATCTGCACAGTACAAGTGAAACCAGGATTCAACCGTgaaaagcacacttctccagcgtgccagtagtcattgaaggtgagcatttgcccactaaagtcggttacgacgccgaactgcattCAGGCAAAGAccttggtgaggacgacgagcaagcAGATGAGCTTCCCGAAGACGGTTTCAGACAGTTTGTGCTGAAATTCTTAGTTTGTGCAAACCTTTCATCCGCTGTCCGGGTGGCTTGTCTCAGACAACCCCTCAGGTGAAGTTGGATATGGAGGTCCTggcctggcgtggttacacgtggtctgcggttgtggggccggttggacgtactgccaaattctctaaaattacgttggaggcggcttatggtagagaaactaacattcaattctctggcaacagctctggtggacattcttgcagtcagtctgccaattgcacgctccctcaaaacttgagacatctgtgacattgtgttgtgtgacaactgcacattttagagtggccttttattgtccccagcacctatgtaattatcatgctgtttaatcagcttcttaaatatgccacacctgtcaggtggatggattatcttggcaaaggagaaatgctcactaacagggatgtaaacaaatgtgtgcacaacattcgagagaaaaaagctttttgtgtgtatggaacatttctgggatcttttatttcagctcatgaaacatgggaccaacactttacatgttgcgtttatattttttgttcagtagaaGTCCTAGTTGGAGTGTGTTTCTGTGGCTAGTGCTCACTTGTTTGCTTAGTGAATTGATGtcaaagtgtgtgtgttcacctgtgtGTTAAGTGAATCCCATTCGGTGTGTGTGATCAGACGGTGGCCGGGCGGGGGCAGGTAGATGGCCTCGGGCACCAGGGTTCCCGTGGAGACCAGGGAGGCAGTGTCTTCCTGGGGAGGTGGGCGGCGTGGCAGTGAGGGCGTGtccaaggagaaggaggagaaagaaGCGAAGTCACAGTTCTGGGAGAAATAGCCCTCCAGCCCCGCCCCTTCACCCTCCCCTGGTCCCTCCCCCGGCCCCTCAGCCTCCGCTGGTTGGCTATCCCATCCGTCCGTTCCTGGTTCTCTGAGGGTATTGGTGGGAGAGTCTGTCGACTGGCTCTCGGACTGCATAGCTCCTGCCTCCAACCTGTCCTTCTTTACACTGccctgagcgagagagagagagagagaggaagagaggtcagAGACAAGGAAATAGGTTTAGTAACATTGAGGTGAACATACACACACCTGAGACTGCACACTGGCTCTCCTCCACTGGGCACGCTCAGACTGTAGAGTAGATATTCTAGCCTCATATTGAGAAGCCGTCTCTGAGAAtagaagagagagaaatgagatgaTGACAGACAATGACAGGCCATCTAGGTGGGTCCTACACATtacctgcgtcccaaatgacaccctattccctatctagtgcaatACTTTGGACCATAGTTCCCATTGGGAATGCATGATGAATAGAAGGCATGGAGCGACCTTTCTCACATCTATACAATGGTAGGGAAACACTGGTATGTATAAAAGGTGTCTTCCACCTCTGACTGCATCTCCTGGTCACACtgtgcatatctctctctctctgacctctgagGGCCTCCTGAAGAGACTGCATCTCCTGGTCACACTGTTTCTGCAGCTCTCCCAGTTCCTCCTGTTTGCTCAGTTCGCAGATCGTCGCCACACCCTGCCAGTGCTCCAGCTGCGCTCGGCAACCTGCTAGCTGGGCATGCAAGATTTCCATTGCATCTGACAAGCAGAAAAATTGAGAGAACATAAGATATCTGTTTATGGTGAATATAGGACAATACAAGGTTGTGAATAGAGTTCAACACTGACCTCAATGTATCTTATGAGCTGCATAAAGCATGATCATGCAAGCAATTGCACTGAGTCCTACTACACAGGCGATCCCTTCCGATGTCAATAACATTACAAAACACCACATGCAAAGCAATTCATGAATATAATAACACACCTGTTGACAATCGAACTACCAGACAACATTGTTTTGTCTGTGTATCAGTGGAGACACGGCAATCCTTGGCACACACCTGCCATAGCTTCTAATTAGGTTGACTGACGTCTCCACAAAATCGTAATTATTATGGCTAAACCCCCGCctatttctcttcttaaaatcagattttatacCTAACTACACTGCTAAACTTATGCCTAACTAGCCTTAaattaagaaaaaatatatatattttcgtttatttatttttacgatttagccaattttgactttgtggcagtAACAGAAAGGTCAACCAAGTTCACTTAGCGAGTGACAGCTCTAGCAATAGCAACATTTTGTACATTTTCAGTGATCTGTAGCTACATTCCTTAATGCACACGCATTTGTGAGATTTGGTTAACACGAAGGGTTAGTTAGCTAGCAATCAAGTTAGCCTAGCTAAAACACTTGTTGATGGCTAATTTAGCTAAGTGACATTCTTACCAGTGTCGTCATTCTGAGATTTCTCCAACGGTTCCATTATCAATCATTTGTGTCGGTTCTGTAATGGCCCCAAATGTCTTAGTTGTGAAAATAATATACTGTATTTGGGTTGGGTTGGTGTGAAAGCTCAAGGCAGGACTTATTCACTACTGGTCAACTTCAGGAAATAACTTTCCCCGGTTTAAGCCTACGGATATTACGTAAACATCCTTCCTAATGCCGACGACTGCATAGAATTTTCCCTTATTCTTCCCAGTTCCAACTACCGTATTGTCATGGGATGAGCGAATGATATGTGAAAAGACATACAATActacaccagtcaaaagttaggacacacctactcattcaatgggttttctttattttaatatgttctacattgttgaataatagtgaagacatcaacactatgaaataacacatatggaatcatgtagtaaccaaaaaaaaaaaagttcaataaataaataataataataaataaattattcaaaggagcctccctttgccttgatgacagctttgcaccctcttggcattctctcaatcagcttaacctggaatgctttcccaacagtacTGAAGaagttcccacgtatgctgagcacttgttggttgcttttcctgcttttccaactcatcccaaaccatctcaattgagtctGATGCAGCtcatctgatgcagctctccatccctctccttcttggttaaatagtccttacacagcctggaggtgtgttgggtcattgttctgttgaaaagaaaatgatagtcccactaagaacaaaccagatgggatggcgtatttctgcagaatgctgtgttagccatgttggttaagtgtgccttgaattctaaataaatcacctccTCCATAGTTCACGGTgaaaaccacacatgcggagatcatccgtttgcctactctgcatctcacaaagacacaacagttggaaccaaacatctcacatttgaactcatcagaccaaaggacagatttccaccggtctaatgtccattgctcatgtttcttggcacaagcaagtctcttcttattattggtgactttgaagtcctgattcacgcagtctcctctgaacagttgacattgagatgtgtctgttacttgaactctatgaagcatttatttgggctgcaatttctgaggctggtaactgtaataaacttatcctctgcagcagaggtaactctgggtcttcctttcagtGACCCAAGGAATATTAAATATTCCAAATCAATTATATTTGGTTCTCTGAGCTTGACACCATTAAGCATAAAATAAGAAAAATGTGACCTGTATTAGTTTTTATATAGGCACAATATGTGCCAGAAATGTAATGATTTTTCTTTTGGGATAACCAGAAATGTGCCTATTTTTCCAAGAAGGACCATAGTAATTGTATCAGATATTATCACAGAATAAAGAGTTTATAAACAGTGGCTATTAAGGTGTCTTCACCTGCTCTTCTCTTTCTGGTGGTTTAGCTGTCGATCAAAGTTTTGTTTACAATATTTCATGGTATTGTGtcccaaaaaaatatatatgtgaaTATATATGTGAATACTGAATCTGCTATGATGAGAAGGCAACAGCTGAAGCTCTTACTCCTCTTTGTCGTCCTCCAACCAGAAAATGGCCTGAATGCACCTGTCCACCACTTTCTTCTTGACCTCCTCGCTGACATTGCCTTTCACATTGTCGTCCTCAACGCTGCTCTTCATATTGAAGGTGTACCACTCCAGGGAGTTCTTGGATGCTATTTTCCGCCCCTTGTCGTTGGGGATGGTGATCTTGTTCTCTTTGCCCTTGCTCTTGTCTACTGCTGATACGTTCAGAGTGCCATTTGCGTTGATGTCAAAGGTCACCTCAAGCTGAGGGATTCCTCGTGGAATCAAAATTGTACACTTTTTTGATTTATATGAAGCCTATAGCCCAATTGTTCCAGCCATTTATGAAAATAATGAAAGTTACTTACAGTTTGTGAATGTAGAAGTCTCGCCGGCCCGAGCCTGTACAGAGCAGTTGAGTCATATCTGACTAAAACcataacatggtgtcagaagtgcttaAATATCATCAAATAAAAAACAGGAGAGATTATTTTACAGAAAATAATAATGTTCCTTGAATTTGTTGGAGTTTAGAGTGACAAGAAGTAGCTCAGCTAACTACTCTCTCGTCTCATTATTGAACAGAGCAGCTCAAGCAGAGCCGACGTTGCTATGGATACTCACAGACCCAGAGCTGCCATAAGCAGAGTGTATGCAGAGTAAGCAGTGTGCAGGGAgcgagtgagacagagaggagcagctAATTGATTTACTAATGGAGTAAGTTATTTCTGATATCGGGTTTCGGGCAGGGCCGGGCCTTAAATTTGGCAGAAGCAATCGGACCTGGGTAGGGTAAGGCCTGAACGTTGCGGACATGGGTAGGGCTCGGCTTAAAATTCATGCAACTGCAGGGCTCTAATATACTGACCAATGAGAGCGCAGCTTCCTGTGCAGTGGTCTTTCGGTTACAGAAGCACGGAGACCTGTCTAGGAAGAATATGTGTGCCATGAACTTTGACAAATTAATAATTTACTACTATAAACTGgggggttcgagccctgaatgctgattggctgaaagccatgttctatcagactgtatacctaattacattggtaaactgtttataatagcaataatagCAATAacgcacctcaggggtttgtgggagattgccaatataccacagatagagctgtatccaggcactctgcgttgggTTGTACGTAAGAACAGCCATAATTCATCgtgtattggccatatactacacccccacgggccttattgcttaagtgtcCAACGTTGAATAACATCTGAaggcaattattattattactcatGGATCAATTAATTTCAAATCTTTGCTACTAGCCGCTTTATGGACACCCCAGTTGAATCAGAACTCCACAGCAGGTGGCGGTAATGAAACTTCTGTCAAGACGCTCAGTGGATTAACGAGGAACAGAGCATGCGCACACTGCATTGTTTTCTGCTGTTCCGTAGCAAGAGAGTACATGTGGAATTCTGTTCGGACAGGACAGAACAACGACTTTCATTCTGCGAAAATGGCTAAAATATCGTTGCTGAGAGTGCTTCTCAATGAACGATTAACAGCAGTTGCTGATGAGATATTTGGGGCTGTTGAAAAAACGGTGGCAGAGTACCAGGAAGAAATCTATCGTTCTAAGGAGGAGAACGAGAAGCTACGGAGGCTGCTTGATATCGTTCTTAAACCAGATATAAAGTTGCATAGATCGGGTTAGTAACGTTAATTGATTAAAATGTGTGTATATGAAACATTCTAGCAGGGAAAACAACTGTTAGAAAAGAACTCAACAACAACCACCCATCCAGTAGCCAATTCACATCCAATAGCAATCTAATTGTACCTAATTTTAAAagttaaacttttttttaaactactTTCTACGTGCATTTGCAGAAAAACAGTCGCTAAACTGGTGGCAtatgaataaaaaaatatgaactcaacatgcaacagttTCAACGATTTTACTTAGTTGAGTCCGGCCctctatggatttcacacgacTGGGTAGGGGCGCAGCTATGGGAGGGCATAGACCCACCCACTTAGGAGCCAGAcctacccactggggagccaggcacagccaatcagaatgagtttcccccacagacagacatactcctcagccggatgtggaggtcctgtgctgttgtggttatacgtggtctgcggttgtgaggccagttggacgtactgccaaattctctaaaacaacgtttgatgcggcttatggtagacagtatttttgtgcattcaaattgccataggtAAAATGCAATTGGGTTTGTTGTCCGTCGCTTATgtttgcccataccataaccccacctttGTGGGTCActcttcacaacgttgacatcagcgaaCGGCTcgtccacacaacgccatacacgtgttctgcggttgtgaggccggttggacgtgctgccaaattctctaaaaagacattggtagagaaatgaacattaagtTCTCTGGTGGAACAGTTCtggttctggtggacattcctggagtcagcatgtccatgcacactccctcaacttgagacatctgtggcatttgtgttgtgtgacaaaactgcacgttttttgtccccagcacaagttgcaactgtgtaatgatcatgctgtttaatcagtttctagatatgccacacctgtcaactggatggattatcttggcaaaggagaaatgctcactaacagggatgtaaagaaatttgtACACAGCATTTGAGAAATATTTTttggtgtgtatggaacatttctgggatcttttatttcagctcatgaaacataggactaacttgttgcgttttatatttttaagTGTAAATAGATTTGTAACAGGCTAATGTGATTCTCATGACCCGTTACAGGATAGTACTGTTTGGCTAGCACAGAGAATTTTTGACCAACCTTAACTTGGCGATACTCTTCATTCTCGATTTGGCAAAACATGTATCTTCTAAAATGTCTGTGTTCCGTTGGATCATTGGAATTTAGAAAATGCTCCGttattaaaataaatgttttactcgttgaagtaatccaacaatgtgtacACCGCCATTTTGTCTATTTAAAATCTTCTCTCATTGATCGAGACAGGTGAGTGTCATCATGACATGCAGCACTTTAGGGTGGACCCACCGATCTGTCAATGAGGGAAGatttgaaatagacaagatgCCAGTGTACACATTGTTGGGTTAATTCATGGAGCAAAACAattaatttattttaataacGGAGCATTTCAAATCAACCACCTGATTGATTGGCCGGGTGCCGcttgtaatatttttttatttttattttacctttatttaactaggcaagtcagttaagaacaaaatcgtatttacaatgacggccaaacctggacgaacCTAATAGACTTGAGCTCCCTCGTCTCCACTGCTACAGCCACCTTTCAACTACGCTACTGTAGTTACTAGGCTACTGTATTGTGGTCGCAGTATTGACAACAGAAATGCTACGGTCATTTTAATGAATCAATAACTAGTAATAAAAAGAGGTAGCCTACCTTTGGCTGCCTGTCATGTTCCAGTAGGCCTAAAGGAGTTCATAATGCATTATTCTATGGTGATTATTATGCACCGAAGTAGGTAAGGTTATCCACCAATGTAGCTCCCGGGCTGCTAGCATGCATTGCATGATCAGCACTGCAAATGTGAACCGCAAGCCATTGAGCATGTAGGCATGTTGCATATGGATGCTCAAAATAGATATATTTGTATTTCTAGAATCGATGCCTATATGAATGAATAGGCTGGATCATCTTAATTCTGGTATTAGGCAGTGGGCTATAGATTTCATGAAAAATATTTCTACATTTTCTGGTTAGTATGCTGCAGTTGATTGACTGGTTCCTCGAGTAACGTCAAAGTCCATTGTTTCAGAACGCCAAACGTCCCGAACATTCAGAACTACTTTGCAAACCGTTGGTTTAAAATGACTATTGATTCATTTCTAGGAATATCATTTTCATCAATAAACAGAAAAACAATACTGTGGTCCCCGGTGAAGGATTTCCTTCTCCATGACCACTTGTTTCATATACACCCTTTAAGTAAATAACCAAGTACATGTATAGCTTCACAGGTGTGTGGGGCGGGGGAGTCACAATTATGTTGTCTTGGTTTATTATTGTTGTCAGCTGAATTCACTTAGTCATCTGTTTCATCCTTCCTCCAGACCTACAGCAGCTCACTGTCTCTGAAAAGGTTCCCCCTGAACAGCAGCACTGTGAACAGGAGTTGAACCCCAGTCTGGGGCAGGAGGACCCAGAGCCCACACAGATTAATGAGCAGGAGCTCAGGACTAGCCATGGGAGAGAGCAGCTTCATGCTCTGGAGTCAAAAGACCCTAATGTTATATTCACAATTGCTTGTGTCAAAAGCTTGTGCCAGAATCAGGTCTCAACTGAGCCTTCACATCTTTACCAAACCCAAAGTGAGGAATATGAACAGGGACCCTCTCTACCAAGCACTTCAATAGAACAGATCAAAACAGAACCTGATGGAGAGGGCTACATGTCATTAGAACCAACCAGTGAACCTCAGCCCCTCTCTGCATTTAATCACTATTCTGCTGTTCAGCGTGAAAACAGAGTAATCCTCAGTGTAGATCGTGTGGCGAGTGGAGAGCTTCCATCAGGGTCAAAGCCACCGGAATCAAAGAGAGCACAGGTCAGTCAAATTAGTACTGCTGTTCTTCATTGGGGCACGTTATGTGGGGATTCCTTTCACACCACGTTTTCTGTTATGATCAGAGTGCATGctagtgagagagtgtgtgtagaaTGCTTTAAGTCAAAACAAAGTTTAATAGGTGATCTTGAAACTAATGTTGACACACATTTGATTAAATGGAAAtgtcttatttttattttttttgcacatATGTCTCTTGCAAATATAATCTGAACCTACACATGGAGACTCATGATGAGAAATCTTTGCAGTGCCAGGTCTGTGATTATTGCTGTAAGGTAAAGGGTACTCTCATAAAACATTAAAACAGAAGACTCACATAAGGGAAAATGGAGCAATGAAATGGCAGCAGGTCTGTTAGATGAAAGGGAATCCCATGAAAGTAACTTGAGTATTTAGTGCCATCAGTGAGAAGGTATATGAATAGATTAAAGTAGAATTACTTATAGGTATTCTGATTCTGTGTCTGTCCTGCAGAATCGAGGCCCTGCTGCTGCCACAGGCCAGGCCACAGCAAGCCAGTCCCTGGACCCCACTCTTTCCTCACTACCTTTCCACCACCCAGCTGTGCCCCGGTCCATTGCATGGCGCCaaaagaggaagggggaggaataTGCACACGCCCAGCAGCAGGGCGCTCTTTACCCAAAACGCTCAAATGTATACCGCTCGAAGGTACATCCTGACATTTCCATTCCTCATCTGACACCAGAATATGACGAACTGCTCACCAACCGCAGCGGGGGCCGTCCGGACCGCTATGCTGTTTTGCTATTCCGTGCATGTGTAAGCGAAGAGAGATACCGCGAGTGGGAACAGAATACCAACTGGGATGGATCACGAGGAAAATTTGGCTTGCCAGTGAACCTCCGAATGTTCATCAGGACCACTGTGTCTCAGAAGTTTCCTTCCATGAGTGATGTAACCCGAAAAAACATAAAAGACAGAGTAAATGAGTACTTGAGGTCACCGAGGAAGTCTGGACATGGACTGCTCTCGCTTATCTAAGGAATTAGGCATATTGCAGACCGATCTCATAATCACTTCCTTTCCTAGCTGAGGTGATTACAAACAGCTgcctacagtatgtacagtaaaatgtacagttctcattgtcctgtttcacactgtacagtaccttAATACAAATCTGCATTtagaaattcaaaaaaaataaacGAATTTCAATATTTTATTAATTAAAACACAGATGTTAATGAAAAAGTACTCTAGATTCTATCTTTTTATTAGAATACTGGCCTTACAGTAGTGATGGAGGCTGGTCACAGTTCACGCCTTGATGAGCCATTAAATTGGACAATAGCTAGCCAAAACtctgagtaccacagtatgagtaaTAGTACTGAAATGGTTcaaatcgtttttccaccatttgtTTTTCCCAATAGGGGATTTTTAGAAACAattcaaataagggctgtgttttacGGGAGAGTATTATGGCCATGTGAAGATAAAGAAATCTATGGGTGGTGGTACTTGGATATTTATTCTCCTTGCATCAGTAggattttaaaaaaaattaaagggACAATATTTTGAGAATAAACATTTAATTTAGGCAAAGTCAATTTCGAGAATAACGTAGACATTTTGAGAAAGTTATATTTCAAGTATGGGATTTGGTTATTAAGCACATAACCATATAGCCCTAATCCCTCTTAACCTAACCTTATTTTAACCCATTTGTAAATAGTTCATGGTAGATCAGGAATTCACCATTTATCAGCATAAAATATCCCATATCATACATCTAACTCTCCATTTCATTCTCTTAAACACATCCTGCTCAGTTTACATATAGGCTTACTTTGCCAACTCCTCCTGCCCCTGCTTTACCTCTCTCATCTTCACTGACCTCACTCCCACTTGGACCCTCTACAACAGAAGACAAGTGTTGCCAGTATGGAAAAGCAATAAGAATGTGTCTTGTACACAAGTAAATAGCCTGTGGCAGAGATAAACTGCACAGTCATGTTGCATCACTCATTTGACAATATTCAAGTTAAGGCTATTGGAAACACTTCATAGCAAAACATAATATGTGTGACTAACTTTATTTTCCCAGAAGGAATTTAATTTGTGCTGTCAGACACATCAAGCACACTTTAATTTAAAACACACAACAGTGCATTGTTACATTAAAAAACAGGGCATGTGTACATTAGCAAATAAAATACAGTGCATGCAGGTGTAGCCTATTAATAAATATATCCATAAATCGCTAAATAGGCAGCCAGGGTGCCAAGGAGGATATTGCAGCACTCACTCAATAGCCTAATGGAGGCAGGTATAAAGCTAGAAGCCACTTCCACTATCCTGGGCCCCAATGGTAGGAAGGCATACTGGTTAGAAATTATGTCCTTGCCCTTTTTGTGTGCCTATTCTTGTCTTTGAGGCTGCATAGCCGGTTACCTACTATCTTGAAACTCACTGACAACTTCTTTCATTTACCTTTCCAGCCTGTTATAGTTTGTGACCCTGTGTTACCCAGCACAGTGAGGGGAAAGAAGCAGTGGACTGGGCCAGGCTGGACTGGTTCTGAGCCAGGCAGATGGTTGGTCCTGGCAGCAGGAAAGAAAAAAGACAACATGAAGATACATCCAATGTAGTGTATAGTGCAACGACAtacggtgccttcggaaagtattcagaccccttgactttttccacgttttgttacattacagccttattctaaaatggtttaatTTGAAAAAtaatactcatcaatctacacacattaccccataatgacaaagcgaaaacaggtttttagaaattttagcacattttttttaaatatttttttttataaatacctTATTTGGGCATTTAAAATGTATTGTTTTGGGCATTTAAAATGTATTGTTATGCTTAGACCTCTTGACGTAAGGActaaggcaggggtgtcaaacaaaaTTCCTGGAGAGGCAAGTGTTTGTGggtttattattttggaactcctctcacctggttttctaggtcttaattgaaaattAATTTAAAGGAAATAACCCAATAGACACGTGGCTCTCCAGGAATTGAGTTTGAAACCTCTGGACAAAGGTGTAGGACTGATTGTCATAGGGAGTCCCAGCCTGGCTACCCATCAAATTAGCTTTTGTAGGATATTATGCAGTTAATCTGAAGATATAATTATGGTAGACTAATTATATACATACATAATAAATTAGGATTGATTTCACCAGAATGTCACCTTGAGGAACATCACATCAAGGACAAAGAACAGCTTATCCAAGTTTGCCAGCCTGGGGTGTGCACCACCCAAGATGATGGCTTTAGGTCTGGTGTGTCCTGTCCATGACCTATGAATGTAGACACAGAGAATGTGGTTGCAGAGCATAAATACAGTCATTACAGAAAACCATTACATGCACCTTCCTGATGCCTATTAATAATTTGAACAAAAATGTTACTT
It encodes:
- the LOC129867217 gene encoding heat shock 70 kDa protein-like → MAHIFFLDRSPCFCNRKTTAQEAALSLASYKSKKCTILIPRGIPQLEVTFDINANGTLNVSAVDKSKGKENKITIPNDKGRKIASKNSLEWYTFNMKSSVEDDNVKGNVSEEVKKKVVDRCIQAIFWLEDDKEE
- the LOC129868182 gene encoding uncharacterized protein LOC129868182, whose protein sequence is MWNSVRTGQNNDFHSAKMAKISLLRVLLNERLTAVADEIFGAVEKTVAEYQEEIYRSKEENEKLRRLLDIVLKPDIKLHRSDLQQLTVSEKVPPEQQHCEQELNPSLGQEDPEPTQINEQELRTSHGREQLHALESKDPNVIFTIACVKSLCQNQVSTEPSHLYQTQSEEYEQGPSLPSTSIEQIKTEPDGEGYMSLEPTSEPQPLSAFNHYSAVQRENRVILSVDRVASGELPSGSKPPESKRAQNRGPAAATGQATASQSLDPTLSSLPFHHPAVPRSIAWRQKRKGEEYAHAQQQGALYPKRSNVYRSKVHPDISIPHLTPEYDELLTNRSGGRPDRYAVLLFRACVSEERYREWEQNTNWDGSRGKFGLPVNLRMFIRTTVSQKFPSMSDVTRKNIKDRVNEYLRSPRKSGHGLLSLI